Within the Paenibacillus sp. AN1007 genome, the region TGACCAGTGCAAGTTCCGCGGCTGTACGCATACGCATGAACCAGGCTGCCGGGTGCTCGCGGCAAAGGAGGAAGGACTGATCTCCGAAAGCCGATATCAGCACTATGAGCAGTTTCTGACTGAAATGAAAGAGAAGAAGCGGAGGTATTAATATGATTAAAATTGCCCCATCCATATTATCAGCAGACTTTGCCAAATTGGGGGCAGAAGTTGCCGAAGCGCAAGCAGCGGGCGGAGACTGGATTCATGTTGACGTCATGGACGGTCACTTCGTTCCTAATATTACGCTCGGCCCTGCGATTGTAAAGGCTATTGCGCCTCACACAACGCTGCCGCTGGATGTTCATCTGATGATCGAAAATCCGGAGCGGTACGTAGAAGAGTTCGCCAAAGCAGGCGCAGCAGTGATTACAGTTCATGCCGAGGCTTGCGTGCATCTGCATCGTGTCATTCATCTGATTAAAGAGCAGGGAATCATGGCAGGAGTAGCGCTCAATCCGGGAACGCCGGCAAGTGCGATTCAGGAAGTGCTGGATGATGTAGACATGGTTCTGGTCATGACGGTGAATCCAGGTTTCGGTGGACAAGCGTTTATCTCCGGCACGATGAACAAAATCAAACAAATTCGTACATGGCTTAATGAGAGAGGACGTCATGACGTACATATCGAGGTAGACGGCGGAATTGCTGCCGATACGGCGCCATTAGTGGTGGAAGCAGGGGCTGACGTGTTGGTGGCTGGCAGTGCCGTATTCGGACGGGAAGACCGATCTGCCGCGATTGCCGAGATTCGCAGCAGTTACGAGGGTTAATTCATGACTCTCAGAGAGACGCTGTGGACGATGGCGGGGAGTCTTGTCACAGGCCTGGTACTAGCATTATTTGCAGTTCTCCAGGCTCCATTCAATGCACTCACGTCATTAATCGGGGTTGGGGTCGTTATTATGTACTTCCGCAAGTTCGACCGAAAGGGACTTCGGATTACTTTTGTCATTTTCAGCATACTGTATTATCTCATGAGTGTTTTCATGATTGCGGTCTATCAGTATCTTCCCCAAACGCAAATAGGCTGATCTTCGGGCTTGTCATTGTGGAATAGGGACAGCAGGTTCCGCATAAAT harbors:
- the rpe gene encoding ribulose-phosphate 3-epimerase, with translation MIKIAPSILSADFAKLGAEVAEAQAAGGDWIHVDVMDGHFVPNITLGPAIVKAIAPHTTLPLDVHLMIENPERYVEEFAKAGAAVITVHAEACVHLHRVIHLIKEQGIMAGVALNPGTPASAIQEVLDDVDMVLVMTVNPGFGGQAFISGTMNKIKQIRTWLNERGRHDVHIEVDGGIAADTAPLVVEAGADVLVAGSAVFGREDRSAAIAEIRSSYEG